Proteins encoded by one window of Arachis hypogaea cultivar Tifrunner chromosome 1, arahy.Tifrunner.gnm2.J5K5, whole genome shotgun sequence:
- the LOC112704089 gene encoding vesicle-associated membrane protein 724, giving the protein MGQESFIYSFVARGTMVLAEYTEFTGNFPAIAAQCLQKLPSSNNKFTYSCDHHTFNFLVEDGYAYCVVAKESVSKQISIAFLERVKADFKKRYGGGRADTAVAKSLNKEFGPVMKEHMKYIIDHAEEIEKLIKVKAQVSEVKSIMLENIDKAMDRGENLTVLADKTETLHSQAQDFRKKGTQIRRKMWYQNMKIKLVVLGILLFLVLVIWLSVCHGFSCSN; this is encoded by the exons ATGGGTCAGGAATCGTTCATATACAGCTTTGTTGCTCGCGGCACGATGGTGTTAGCTGAGTACACCGAGTTCACGGGAAACTTCCCGGCGATTGCAGCTCAGTGTCTTCAGAAACTTCCGTCCTCCAACAACAAGTTCACCTACAGCTGTGACCACCACACCTTCAATTTTCTCGTCGAAGATGGTTACG CATACTGTGTTGTTGCCAAGGAATCTGTTAGTAAGCAGATATCTATTGCTTTCCTAGAACGTGTCAAGGCGGATTTTAAGAAAAGATATGGTGGAGGAAGAGCGGATACAGCTGTTgccaaaagcctcaacaaggaattTGG ACCAGTTATGAAGGAGCACATGAAGTACATCATTGACCATGCAGAGGAGATTGAAAAGCTAATTAAAGTGAAGGCTCAAGTTTCAGAAGTTAAAAGTATTATGTTAGAGAATATTGACAAG GCTATGGATAGAGGAGAAAATCTAACGGTTCTTGCAGATAAGACAGAGACATTGCACTCACAG GCCCAAGACTTCAGAAAGAAAGGAACACAAATCCGTAGAAAGATGTGGTATCagaatatgaaaattaaattggTTGTTCTTGGGATATTGTTGTTTTTGGTCCTGGTTATCTGGCTTTCAGTCTGCCATGGATTCAGCTGCTCAAACTAG
- the LOC112704101 gene encoding flowering-promoting factor 1-like protein 3 yields the protein MSGVWVFKNGVVRLVENPGGDSVQGGGGNGRNKKVLVHSTSNEVITSYSVLERKLNSLGWERYYDDPDLLQFHKRSTVHLISLPKDFNKFKSMHMYDIVVKNKNSFEVRDM from the coding sequence atgtcgGGGGTATGGGTATTCAAGAACGGGGTGGTGAGGTTGGTGGAGAACCCAGGCGGGGATTCAGTGCAAGGTGGAGGAGGGAATGGGAGGAACAAGAAGGTGCTGGTTCACAGCACAAGCAATGAGGTGATTACTTCCTATTCTGTGTTGGAGAGGAAGCTCAACAGTCTCGGCTGGGAGCGCTACTACGATGATCCAGACCTTCTTCAGTTCCACAAGCGCTCCACCGTGCACCTCATCTCCCTCCCCAAAGACTTCAACAAGTTCAAGTCCATGCACATGTACGACATCGTCGTCAAGAACAAGAACTCATTCGAAGTTAGAGACATGTAA